One window from the genome of Streptomyces cadmiisoli encodes:
- a CDS encoding LamG domain-containing protein, whose translation MREIRGRRAGLVWLTALAVLVATPAVVPVLGAAPAVAAGSGSGPLSASERAQQQAQVSGEPVEVVGERTERETVFANPDGETFTLNKSIVPVRVEKPGGGWTEPDATLVRRADGSVGPKAAAVDLSFSPGGDGEDLVTIGEDGQSVTLGWPGDLPEPRIEGQRAVYENVRPDVNLILTATVEGFRQVLEVKTLAAAKDPELSSLEYSLDVDGLRVREGAVGSLEVLDGNGQVVFRSPSARMWNSAGDAATAAAGDGPGTQTLAVLPLAQGGQEETPSETGGHPAGPAEEGDPLAGPGAGDEAAVMDVDLSEGAVTVTPDSDLIEATTSAELPLYIDPSVELNESERTVLSSDGDSFYNFSGGANGMSVGRCSSAVIGGYIYYCTTGAAYTNRMYFEFTPGSLKGKHVLGARFEVTETWSFSCDARWVDLERTDGISSSSRWPGPGGPKSDNSWDQMGDRNVSAGRGGACEPAQPRAPITFQDNPEEADENLTPTVKAFADGKFATLTLMLKAKDESDPIAWKRFDDDAVIVVTYVGEPSVPTDYGLDSGTTEICSKSASAPTIWTDPTPSLAATPQTASGGQSGASLRVYFDLDVQNSADGTWSDAKEPSSGSEAPTSGYVGDGVAQSKLWDAELADSRQYRYRAVTRSYYNGGQDKLTSGWTPFCYFTVDSSVPNPPTITFTSVYSACIPGSCTFAGKPNEPGTVRFGPASGDVNAAYRYKLSTDSTWRPWRTGATVTETITPIDSGTITLTVQAKDAVGHEGAWNAVRFLVGESDGPVGWWTFNEAGGAAVDVSASESAYRDDATISGGSRVDTGRRGVVTENNVTGQDKALNLGGQAYAATARKVLETQASYSVAAWVRLGATGTTQTVLGQDGTYYSPFFLGYCAGSNRWCLRLADSDAATTALDNQRVDSLETPQTKVWTHLAAVIDTGAKTLTLYVNGAKQGSDTLTTNAWSADGALQMGRVKYKGSYVDHFSGDVDEIKVWQEVKNELQVANEASLKDASGKAFMELVAEYKPEGATGTSLPDLSGYGNTLSLSSGASLDGDALILDGTTGAATASRPVVADTGSFTVATKAEVSARSLLDKPDGYKAQVLGQRTASGSSWSLWTEKTGTKDEPALDDEGNPVYDDEGNPVMRTEPLARWYFGRLTADGSGTSVVSEEDAVLDSDVSLVGAYDALTRTITLYVGSGPQGEPVAYTAVVGSGEFAAGKGWTNGAWSHHLPGRLTDIRLWAGAVKDASQVESTVGY comes from the coding sequence TTGCGGGAAATCCGCGGGCGGCGGGCGGGACTTGTGTGGCTGACGGCGCTTGCGGTTCTGGTGGCGACACCCGCCGTTGTTCCGGTGCTGGGCGCTGCGCCGGCAGTGGCAGCTGGAAGCGGAAGCGGTCCACTTTCCGCGTCGGAGCGGGCGCAGCAGCAGGCTCAGGTGTCGGGTGAGCCGGTCGAGGTTGTGGGCGAGCGCACCGAACGGGAGACGGTCTTCGCCAACCCCGATGGTGAAACGTTCACGCTGAACAAGTCGATCGTTCCGGTGCGTGTGGAGAAGCCCGGCGGCGGGTGGACTGAGCCGGATGCGACGTTGGTGAGGCGCGCAGACGGATCGGTTGGTCCGAAGGCTGCTGCGGTGGATTTGTCGTTCTCGCCTGGCGGTGACGGCGAGGACTTGGTGACCATCGGTGAGGATGGCCAGTCGGTCACCTTGGGGTGGCCGGGCGATCTGCCGGAGCCGCGTATCGAGGGGCAGCGGGCCGTCTACGAGAATGTGCGCCCGGATGTGAACCTGATTCTCACCGCAACTGTGGAGGGCTTCCGGCAGGTCCTGGAAGTCAAGACCCTTGCGGCAGCCAAGGACCCTGAGCTCAGCTCGCTGGAGTACAGCTTGGACGTCGACGGGTTGCGTGTGCGGGAGGGCGCAGTCGGCAGCCTGGAGGTGCTGGACGGCAACGGCCAGGTCGTCTTCCGCTCCCCTTCCGCCCGTATGTGGAACTCCGCCGGCGATGCTGCAACCGCTGCCGCAGGCGACGGCCCGGGGACACAGACCCTTGCCGTGCTGCCTCTGGCGCAAGGCGGGCAGGAGGAGACGCCGAGCGAGACAGGGGGGCACCCGGCGGGGCCGGCGGAGGAAGGCGATCCGCTCGCCGGGCCAGGTGCGGGTGATGAGGCTGCCGTGATGGACGTTGACCTGAGTGAAGGCGCTGTCACTGTCACCCCGGACAGCGACCTGATCGAGGCTACGACGAGCGCGGAACTCCCACTGTATATCGATCCGTCGGTTGAGCTGAACGAGTCAGAGCGCACCGTGCTGTCCTCCGATGGCGACAGCTTCTACAACTTCTCAGGTGGCGCGAATGGCATGAGCGTGGGCCGCTGCAGCTCCGCGGTGATCGGCGGCTACATCTACTACTGCACCACCGGCGCTGCCTACACCAACCGGATGTACTTCGAGTTCACACCGGGCAGTCTGAAGGGCAAGCACGTCCTGGGCGCACGGTTTGAGGTCACGGAGACGTGGTCGTTCTCGTGTGACGCGCGCTGGGTCGATCTTGAGCGTACGGACGGCATCTCCTCGTCCTCCCGGTGGCCCGGGCCAGGAGGGCCGAAGTCCGACAACTCCTGGGACCAGATGGGGGACCGTAACGTGTCCGCCGGCCGGGGAGGCGCGTGCGAACCGGCGCAGCCTCGCGCCCCGATCACGTTCCAGGACAACCCCGAAGAAGCGGATGAGAACCTGACACCGACCGTCAAGGCGTTCGCGGACGGGAAATTCGCCACGCTCACCTTGATGCTGAAGGCGAAGGACGAGTCAGACCCGATCGCCTGGAAACGGTTCGACGACGACGCGGTCATCGTGGTCACGTACGTGGGCGAGCCCTCAGTCCCCACCGATTACGGGCTGGACAGCGGCACGACTGAGATCTGCTCCAAGAGCGCATCCGCGCCGACGATATGGACGGACCCCACGCCAAGTCTCGCAGCCACCCCGCAGACGGCCTCGGGCGGGCAGAGCGGTGCGTCGCTGCGGGTGTACTTCGACCTGGACGTGCAGAACTCTGCCGACGGCACCTGGTCAGATGCCAAGGAGCCCAGTTCAGGCTCAGAGGCGCCGACTTCCGGCTATGTCGGTGACGGGGTGGCTCAGAGCAAGCTGTGGGACGCGGAGCTGGCAGACAGCAGGCAGTACCGGTACCGGGCAGTTACCCGCTCCTACTACAACGGGGGACAGGACAAACTGACCAGCGGCTGGACTCCGTTCTGCTACTTCACAGTGGACAGTTCGGTGCCCAATCCGCCGACGATCACCTTTACCTCCGTGTACAGCGCCTGCATCCCGGGCTCTTGCACTTTCGCAGGTAAGCCCAATGAACCGGGAACCGTGAGGTTCGGGCCGGCTTCCGGTGACGTGAATGCCGCCTACCGGTACAAGCTGTCCACGGACAGTACGTGGCGGCCCTGGAGGACCGGGGCGACAGTCACAGAGACGATTACACCGATAGATTCCGGCACGATCACTCTGACCGTCCAGGCCAAAGACGCAGTCGGACATGAGGGTGCGTGGAATGCCGTTCGCTTCCTGGTCGGTGAGAGTGACGGCCCGGTCGGCTGGTGGACGTTCAATGAGGCGGGGGGCGCTGCGGTGGACGTGTCCGCTTCCGAGTCGGCCTACCGCGATGATGCGACGATCAGCGGTGGCTCTCGAGTGGACACCGGCCGCCGCGGCGTTGTCACGGAGAACAATGTGACCGGTCAGGACAAGGCTCTGAACCTTGGCGGTCAGGCCTATGCCGCGACGGCCAGGAAGGTGCTGGAGACACAGGCGTCGTACTCGGTGGCAGCGTGGGTGCGACTGGGCGCTACCGGCACCACTCAGACGGTCCTGGGCCAGGATGGCACCTACTACAGCCCCTTCTTCCTCGGCTACTGCGCCGGCAGTAACCGGTGGTGCCTGCGTCTGGCCGACTCCGACGCCGCCACCACCGCGCTGGATAACCAGCGGGTCGACTCGCTGGAGACCCCGCAGACGAAGGTGTGGACCCATCTGGCCGCAGTCATCGACACCGGTGCCAAAACGCTCACGCTGTATGTCAACGGTGCCAAGCAGGGCAGTGACACCCTCACCACCAACGCCTGGTCGGCCGACGGTGCACTGCAGATGGGCCGGGTGAAGTACAAAGGCTCCTACGTTGACCATTTCTCCGGTGACGTAGACGAGATCAAGGTATGGCAAGAGGTCAAGAACGAACTGCAGGTCGCGAACGAGGCCAGCCTGAAGGACGCCAGCGGAAAGGCGTTCATGGAACTGGTAGCCGAGTACAAACCTGAGGGCGCCACCGGCACGTCCCTGCCCGACCTGAGCGGATATGGCAACACACTCAGCCTGTCCTCCGGCGCTTCCCTGGACGGCGACGCGCTGATCCTCGACGGCACGACGGGAGCGGCAACCGCCTCCCGCCCCGTCGTGGCCGACACCGGCTCGTTCACCGTAGCTACGAAGGCCGAGGTCTCCGCCCGAAGCCTTCTCGACAAGCCCGACGGCTACAAAGCTCAGGTACTGGGCCAGCGCACCGCGAGCGGCTCTTCGTGGAGCCTTTGGACGGAGAAGACGGGGACGAAGGATGAGCCAGCGCTCGACGACGAGGGCAACCCGGTCTACGACGACGAAGGCAATCCGGTGATGCGGACTGAACCGCTGGCCCGCTGGTACTTCGGGCGCCTGACAGCCGATGGCAGTGGCACATCGGTGGTCAGTGAGGAAGATGCCGTCCTGGACTCCGATGTCAGCCTTGTCGGTGCCTACGACGCGCTCACCCGCACGATCACCCTCTATGTCGGCAGTGGCCCTCAGGGCGAACCTGTGGCCTACACAGCTGTTGTCGGCAGCGGGGAGTTCGCCGCAGGCAAGGGCTGGACGAACGGTGCCTGGAGTCATCACCTGCCCGGCCGGCTCACCGACATCCGCCTGTGGGCGGGCGCGGTGAAGGACGCAAGCCAGGTGGAAAGCACCGTCGGCTACTGA
- a CDS encoding integrase encodes MPTGSRIGRVFGQFQYPTPPLAIYPEDVISHHRAFIARRRTERPSEEYRELTATEWDEFLAHFELRKVALGTSSRDYATSCQHENACVRCPLLLVDPAQMPRLQGIHANLVDRLQEARDQGWLGEVAAIETTMAAAAQKLEAMRERATQPSTVHLGMPDIRRDTGRSSVADVERSFPSDPKLRG; translated from the coding sequence ATGCCCACAGGTTCCCGCATCGGCAGGGTATTCGGACAGTTCCAATACCCGACTCCACCGTTAGCGATCTACCCGGAGGACGTGATCTCCCATCATCGGGCCTTCATCGCTCGTCGCAGAACCGAGCGACCCAGCGAGGAGTACCGCGAGCTCACCGCCACCGAGTGGGACGAGTTCCTGGCCCATTTCGAACTCCGCAAGGTAGCCCTGGGAACCAGCAGCCGCGACTACGCGACCTCGTGCCAGCATGAAAACGCCTGTGTCAGATGCCCCCTACTTCTCGTGGACCCGGCCCAGATGCCACGTCTGCAGGGGATCCACGCCAACCTCGTCGACCGCCTCCAGGAGGCCCGCGACCAGGGCTGGCTCGGTGAGGTCGCCGCCATCGAGACCACCATGGCCGCCGCCGCGCAGAAGCTGGAGGCCATGCGCGAGCGTGCAACTCAGCCGTCCACGGTCCACCTCGGCATGCCCGACATCCGACGCGACACCGGACGAAGCAGCGTCGCAGACGTTGAGAGATCCTTCCCATCGGATCCTAAGCTTCGCGGATGA
- a CDS encoding DUF5959 family protein, with protein sequence MAEDSTVDLICLADEESSLMVRVLSRHMPGVLPWHDFLDAEIVVTSGFAQGRLDVCLAPDDLDSWSKVLRTLAAGRDAAWMDDGRNPEIRFEPSSQNGIAAVVVEDFARTGTSVRVPVRLADGWADDHNERLQRVRATWPQEVVQTSPGAYEWRR encoded by the coding sequence ATGGCCGAGGACAGCACCGTGGATCTCATTTGCCTGGCCGACGAAGAGAGCAGTCTCATGGTTCGGGTACTGAGCCGCCACATGCCCGGGGTGCTGCCGTGGCACGACTTCCTCGACGCCGAGATCGTCGTCACGAGCGGGTTCGCCCAGGGACGCCTGGATGTTTGCCTGGCCCCGGACGACTTGGACAGCTGGTCAAAGGTCCTGCGCACGCTCGCCGCCGGGCGGGACGCCGCATGGATGGACGACGGACGCAACCCCGAGATCCGATTCGAACCGTCCAGCCAGAACGGGATCGCCGCGGTCGTGGTGGAAGACTTTGCCAGAACGGGGACGTCGGTCCGGGTTCCGGTACGTCTGGCTGATGGATGGGCCGATGACCATAACGAACGGCTGCAGCGCGTCAGGGCGACCTGGCCTCAGGAAGTTGTGCAGACCTCCCCAGGAGCCTACGAGTGGCGGCGCTGA